One Brassica napus cultivar Da-Ae chromosome C2, Da-Ae, whole genome shotgun sequence DNA window includes the following coding sequences:
- the LOC106365550 gene encoding SNF1-related protein kinase regulatory subunit beta-1-like — MGNANGKEDDAVSNVDADANGGDPSSRTRHGPGRPSSDSMSSSPPGSPARSPSPFLFAPQVPVAPLQRTINAPPSPNKIQWNQSQRVSDHPEEQGIPIIITWNQGGNEVAVEGSWDNWRSRKKLEKSGKDHSILFVLPSGIYHYKVIVDGESKHIPELPFVSDEMGNVCNILDVHNFVPENPESIAEFEAPPSPDHSYGQTLPTAEDYTKDPLAVPPQLRLTLVDTSEETGKATKPQHVVLNHVFIEQGWSPQSIVALGLTHRFESKYITVVLYKPLTR, encoded by the exons ATGGGAAATGCGAACGGCAAAGAAGACGACGCCGTCTCTAACGTAGACGCAGATGCCAACGGCGGTGATCCTTCCTCCCGCACTCGTCATGGACCTGGCCGTCCTTCCTCAGACTCTATGAGCAGTTCTCCTCCCGGCAGCCCAGCTCGATCTCCTTCTCCTTTCTTATTCGCTCCTCAG GTTCCAGTGGCTCCATTGCAGAGGACAATAAACGCCCCTCCTTCGCCTAATAAAATCCAGTGGAACCAATCTCAAAGAGTTTCTGATCATCCCGAAGAGCAAGGAATCCCTATtatcattacatggaaccaggGAGGTAATGAAGTGGCCGTGGAAGGATCATGGGACAACTGGAGATCAAG GAAGAAGCTGGAGAAATCTGGAAAAGACCACTCAATTCTCTTTGTCCTTCCATCTGGCATATACCATTACAAGGTGATCGTCGATGGTGAAAGCAAACACATCCCGGAGTTACCCTTTGTATCAGACGAAATGGGCAATGTCTGTAACATTCTCGATGTTCAT AACTTTGTGCCAGAAAACCCTGAAAGCATAGCTGAGTTTGAGGCGCCACCGTCACCTGATCATAGCTACGGACAAACTCTCCCAACAGCAGAGGATTACACAAAGGATCCACTCGCGGTGCCACCTCAGCTTCGTCTAACACTTGTGGACACTAGTGAAGAAACAGGCAAAGCCACAAAGCCTCAGCATGTGGTGCTTAACCATGTGTTTATAGAGCAAGGATGGAGCCCTCAATCCATTGTAGCTTTGGGTTTAACTCACAGGTTCGAGTCTAAGTACATAACTGTTGTCCTCTACAAACCGCTCACACGTTAA
- the LOC106365551 gene encoding calmodulin, which translates to MADQLTDDQISEFKEAFSLFDKDGDGCITTKELGTVMRSLGQNPTEAELQDMINEVDADGNGTIDFPEFLNLMARKMKDTDSEEELKEAFRVFDKDQNGFISAAELRHVMTNLGEKLTDEEVDEMIREADVDGDGQINYDEFVKVMMAK; encoded by the exons ATGGCGGATCAGCTGACCGATGACCAGATCTCAGAGTTCAAGGAAGCTTTCAGCCTCTTCGACAAGGATGGCGATG GTTGCATCACCACCAAGGAGCTCGGAACCGTGATGAGGTCTCTGGGGCAAAACCCGACAGAAGCCGAGCTGCAAGACATGATCAACGAAGTTGACGCTGACGGGAACGGGACCATTGACTTCCCTGAGTTCCTGAACCTGATGGCGAGGAAGATGAAGGACACTGACTCGGAGGAAGAGCTCAAGGAAGCGTTCAGGGTGTTTGATAAGGACCAGAACGGTTTCATCTCCGCGGCTGAGCTTCGACATGTGATGACTAACCTTGGGGAGAAGCTGACCGATGAGGAAGTTGATGAGATGATCCGTGAGGCTGATGTTGATGGCGATGGGCAGATCAACTACGATGAGTTCGTTAAAGTCATGATGGCTAAGTGA
- the LOC106363894 gene encoding CBL-interacting serine/threonine-protein kinase 26-like, producing the protein MNRPKVQRRVGKYEVDKTIGQGTFAKVRYAKNAETGESVALKILDKQKLLKNNKMSVQIKREISTMKLINHPNVVRLYEVLASKTKIYIVLEFAMGGELVDKIRHDGRLKEDGARRYFQQLINAVDYCHSRGVYHRDLKPENLLLDGQGNLKISDFGLSALSRQAGGDGLLHTTCGTPNYAAPEVLGDQGYDGATADLWSCGVILFELLSGHLPFEDSNLLTLYNKITAAEYNCPYWLSPGAKNLIVRILDPNPTTRIKVPEILEDAWFKKDYKPAVFEEREEAKLDDVEDVFKDSEEHHVTEKKEEQPTSINAFELISMSRALDLGNFFEGVEGFKRETRFAALGGANELVQKIEAASKPLGFDIQKNNYKMRLENVNAGRKGNLEVATEIFQVSPSLHMVEVRKTKGDTLEFHKFYKKLSTTLKDVVWKSGDTSDNNNK; encoded by the exons ATGAATCGGCCAAAGGTCCAGCGACGTGTTGGTAAATATGAGGTTGACAAAACCATTGGACAAGGCACTTTCGCTAAAGTGAGGTATGCTAAGAACGCGGAGACAGGAGAATCCGTTGCTCTTAAAATCCTTGATAAACAGAAGCTTCTCAAAAACAACAAGATGTCTGTACAG ATAAAGAGAGAAATCTCTACTATGAAGCTGATTAACCATCCAAATGTAGTGCGGCTCTATGAG GTTTTGGCTAGCAAGACAAAGATATACATTGTCCTAGAATTTGCCATGGGTGGAGAGCTTGTTGATAAAATT AGACATGATGGGCGCTTGAAAGAAGATGGAGCACGAAGATATTTTCAGCAGCTTATCAATGCAGTTGATTACTGCCACAGCAGGGGAGTGTACCACAGAGACTTAAAG CCGGAAAACTTGCTTCTAGATGGTCAAGGAAATCTGAAAATCTCTGATTTTGGATTGAGTGCCTTGTCCAGACAAGCCGGG GGCGATGGGCTTCTCCACACTACATGTGGAACTCCAAACTATGCTGCTCCTGAG GTTCTTGGTGATCAAGGCTATGATGGGGCAACCGCAGACTTGTGGTCCTGTGGAGTGATACTCTTTGAACTACTTTCTGGGCATTTGCCTTTCGAGGATTCTAATCTCCTGACGCTGTATAACAAG ATAACAGCTGCTGAATATAATTGTCCTTATTGGCTCTCTCCTGGTGCCAAGAACTTGATTGTCCGAATCTTGGACCCAAACCCGACGACT CGTATCAAAGTTCCAGAGATTCTGGAAGATGCGTGGTTCAAGAAAGATTACAAGCCAGCCGTTTTCGAGGAGAGAGAAGAAGCAAAGTTGGATGATGTGGAAGATGTTTTTAAAGATTCAGAA GAGCATCATGTCACAGAAAAGAAAGAGGAGCAGCCAACTTCTATAAACGCCTTTGAGTTGATATCAATGTCGAGGGCTCTGGATCTCGGAAACTTTTTTGAAGGAGTAGAG GGATTCAAGCGAGAAACAAGATTTGCAGCCTTAGGCGGTGCTAATGAATTAGTCCAAAAGATTGAAGCAGCTTCTAAGCCTCTTGGTTTcgatattcaaaagaataacTATAAG ATGAGACTTGAAAACGTGAATGCTGGAAGGAAGGGAAACCTAGAAGTGGCGACTGAG ATATTTCAAGTATCACCATCTCTTCATATGGTGGAAGTCCGGAAAACTAAAGGGGATACATTAGAGTTCCATAAG TTCTACAAGAAGCTCTCGACCACACTTAAGGATGTGGTCTGGAAATCCGGTGATACCTCTGATAATAACAACAAATGA
- the LOC106362484 gene encoding uncharacterized protein LOC106362484: MNDSPRFSSAVRSMLQLKQEVQLFLRCTVRDGSRASFWFDYWTELGPLHLLFGTSGPRSLRIPLTATVSQAVSNGHWNLPPACSEIAETLQIILSTMPVPSAANSGDVYLWRNQSGGFGPSFSSRVTWERIRDHSPLVDWYKVVWFKEEIPRCSFLSWTAFLGRLPTRDRLISWGLSVQPGCVLCSVADESISHLFFHCSFAAATWTRFCGRYMATPPASLAAIVQLCHQMQGPQAPLAVAVLKLLSQVIIYSLWRERNGRIFQGMSSTQEAFFRVVDRAMRDRLLSLSRTTASTPSPSLLELYFWFISPYS, from the coding sequence ATGAATGACTCTCCTAGATTTTCAAGTGCTGTCCGGAGCATGCTCCAACTGAAGCAAGAAGTTCAGCTCTTTCTCCGATGTACCGTGCGGGACGGTAGCAGGGCCTCGTTTTGGTTTGATTACTGGACTGAGCTCGGACCACTGCACCTCCTCTTTGGTACGTCGGGTCCCCGATCACTAAGGATCCCTCTCACTGCTACTGTTTCTCAAGCAGTAAGCAACGGTCATTGGAACCTTCCTCCGGCGTGCTCTGAGATAGCTGAAACTCTTCAGATAATCCTATCTACAATGCCGGTTCCCTCTGCAGCAAACAGTGGCGATGTTTATTTGTGGAGGAATCAGTCTGGTGGCTTCGGGCCATCTTTTTCCTCTCGCGTCACGTGGGAGAGGATCAGAGATCACAGTCCATTAGTGGACTGGTACAAGGTGGTTTGGTTCAAAGAGGAAATTCCTCGATGCTCATTTCTCTCTTGGACTGCTTTCCTTGGAAGGCTACCAACTAGAGATCGCTTGATTTCTTGGGGATTATCTGTACAACCAGGTTGTGTTCTATGCTCTGTAGCGGATGAATCAATTAGTCATCTCTTCTTTCATTGCTCCTTTGCGGCTGCTACTTGGACTCGTTTCTGTGGCAGGTACATGGCGACTCCCCCGGCTTCATTGGCAGCGATCGTTCAGCTATGTCACCAGATGCAAGGCCCCCAGGCTCCTCTTGCGGTTGCTGTACTAAAGCTCCTCAGCCAAGTCATAATCTACTCTCTTTGGCGGGAGCGAAATGGCCGCATCTTCCAAGGCATGTCTTCGACTCAAGAGGCGTTCTTCCGAGTGGTGGATCGTGCTATGCGAGATAGGCTACTGTCTTTGTCTCGAACCACGGCGTCAACTCCTTCCCCGTCGTTGCTTGAGCTGTACTTTTGGTTCATATCACCTTATAGTTAA
- the LOC106384861 gene encoding cytokinin dehydrogenase 7, which yields MIAYIEPYFLDNDADAASVTGQSFDGVSESLHIQGEILCGGAAADIAGKDFGGMNCVKPLAVVRPVGPEDIAGAVRAALRSDKLTVAARGNGHSINGQAMAEGGLVLDMRSTAENHFEVGFLPSGAFVDVSGGALWENVLKRCVSEYGLAPRSWTDYLGLTVGGTLSNAGVGGQAFRYGPQTSNVTELDVVTGNGDVVTCSEVENSELFFSVLGGLGQFGIITRARVLLQPAPDMVRWIRIVYTEFDEFTRDAEWLVSQKDESSFDYVEGFVFVNGDDPVNGWPTVPLHPDHDFDPTQLPQSSGSVLYCLELALHYRDSDSNSTVDKRVERLIGRLRFVEGLRFEVDLPYVDFLLRVKRAEEIAKVNGTWETPHPWLNLFVSKRDIGEFDRTVFKELAKNGVGGPMLVYPLLRSRWDDRASVVLPEGEIFYIVALLRFVPTCAKTSSFEKMVAQNQEIVQWCVRKGIDFKLYLPHYKSREEWIRHFGNRWSRFVDRKTMYDPMAILSPGQKIFNRAP from the exons atgATAGCTTACATAGAGCCATACTTCTTGGATAACGACGCCGACGCCGCCTCCGTCACCGGACAATCTTTTGATGGCGTCTCCGAGTCACTCCACATCCAGGGTGAAATCTTATGCGGCGGTGCTGCAGCAGATATCGCCGGGAAAGACTTCGGTGGCATGAACTGCGTGAAGCCTCTTGCGGTGGTGAGACCCGTGGGACCGGAGGATATCGCCGGAGCGGTGAGAGCAGCTCTGAGGTCCGATAAACTCACGGTGGCGGCGCGAGGAAACGGCCATTCTATCAACGGCCAGGCCATGGCGGAAGGAGGGCTTGTCTTAGACATGCGTTCCACGGCGGAGAATCATTTCGAGGTTGGTTTTTTGCCCAGCGGTGCGTTTGTCGACGTCTCGGGAGGGGCATTATGGGAAAACGTGTTGAAACGGTGCGTTTCGGAGTATGGCTTGGCGCCTAGGTCGTGGACTGATTACCTCGGGTTGACGGTAGGCGGGACGTTGTCGAATGCCGGCGTTGGTGGACAAGCGTTCCGTTACGGGCCACAGACGTCAAATGTAACGGAGTTAGACGTTGTGACGGGAAATGGAGACGTCGTTACTTGCTCGGAGGTGGAGAACTCTGAGCTCTTCTTCTCTGTCTTAGGTGGTCTTGGCCAGTTCGGTATCATCACTAGAGCTAGGGTTTTGCTACAGCCAGCACCTGATATG GTGAGGTGGATAAGAATCGTATACACCGAGTTCGACGAGTTCACTCGGGACGCCGAGTGGCTAGTGAGTCAGAAGGACGAGTCATCGTTTGATTACGTGGAGGGATTTGTGTTTGTCAACGGTGATGACCCTGTCAACGGATGGCCTACAGTTCCACTCCACCCAGACCACGACTTTGACCCGACCCAACTCCCACAATCATCCGGGTCGGTTCTTTACTGCCTTGAACTAGCTCTCCACTACCGAGATTCCGACTCCAACTCAACCGTCGACAAG AGAGTGGAGAGATTGATCGGACGGCTGAGATTTGTTGAGGGACTGAGGTTCGAGGTGGATTTGCCTTACGTTGACTTTTTACTGAGGGTAAAACGAGCTGAGGAGATCGCGAAGGTGAACGGCACGTGGGAAACGCCGCACCCTTGGCTTAACCTCTTCGTGTCGAAACGTGACATCGGGGAATTTGATCGGACGGTTTTCAAGGAACTTGCCAAGAACGGAGTCGGAGGGCCCATGTTGGTCTATCCACTCTTGCGAAGCAG GTGGGATGACCGTGCATCCGTGGTTTTACCTGAAGGAGAGATATTCTACATTGTGGCATTGCTTCGATTCGTGCCGACGTGTGCTAAAACTTCGTCGTTCGAGAAAATGGTGGCTCAAAACCAGGAGATTGTTCAATGGTGTGTCAGAAAGGGAATAGATTTCAAGCTATATCTTCCTCACTACAAGTCTCGAGAGGAATGGATTCGTCATTTTGGGAACCGATGGTCGAGGTTCGTTGACAGGAAAACTATGTATGATCCCATGGCTATCCTTTCACCGGGTCAAAAGATTTTCAATAGGGCTCCTTGA